A stretch of the Bacillota bacterium genome encodes the following:
- a CDS encoding M55 family metallopeptidase — MRIYISVDMEGIAGTFSWRQDEGEWRPQVRRLMTLEVNAAIEGALEAGATRIVVNDSHNYMANVDPELLHPAADLIQGTPKPLSMVEGVQEGFDGAFFIGYHAAAGTAPAILDHTYSSRSAWDVRINGRVVGETAVNAAVCGYFGVPVVLVSGDEAACRQAAEWLPWARTVAVKQAASRYAARSVHPGRARQAIKEAARAVVAELAAQRTPAAPGPAGPHPFQLLRFPPPIVVELTTVHSGQADVASLMPGVQRTGPRTLRYQEDDYIRAFRALRAMITLAGASDS; from the coding sequence ATGCGCATTTACATCTCGGTGGACATGGAAGGCATCGCGGGCACGTTTAGCTGGCGCCAGGACGAGGGAGAGTGGCGGCCGCAGGTACGCCGCCTGATGACCCTGGAGGTGAATGCCGCCATCGAGGGCGCCCTGGAGGCCGGCGCGACCCGTATCGTGGTCAACGACTCGCACAACTACATGGCCAATGTCGACCCCGAACTCCTCCATCCGGCCGCCGACCTCATCCAGGGGACGCCGAAGCCGCTGAGCATGGTCGAGGGCGTGCAGGAAGGGTTCGACGGGGCTTTCTTCATCGGCTACCACGCAGCAGCCGGCACGGCTCCCGCCATCCTGGATCACACGTATTCGAGCAGGTCGGCGTGGGACGTTCGCATCAACGGCCGGGTGGTCGGCGAGACCGCCGTCAACGCGGCCGTGTGCGGGTACTTCGGGGTGCCGGTGGTGCTCGTGAGCGGCGACGAGGCGGCGTGCCGCCAGGCCGCCGAGTGGCTGCCTTGGGCCCGCACGGTGGCTGTCAAGCAGGCGGCGAGCCGCTACGCGGCGCGCTCCGTGCACCCGGGGCGGGCGCGGCAGGCCATCAAGGAGGCCGCCCGAGCCGTCGTTGCCGAGCTGGCAGCGCAGCGCACCCCGGCTGCGCCGGGTCCGGCAGGGCCACACCCGTTCCAGCTCCTGCGCTTCCCGCCCCCCATCGTCGTGGAGCTGACGACGGTTCACAGCGGGCAGGCCGACGTCGCCTCGCTCATGCCGGGGGTCCAACGTACGGGGCCCCGGACGCTGCGGTACCAGGAAGACGATTACATCCGCGCCTTTCGCGCGCTGCGGGCCATGATCACCCTGGCCGGCGCGAG